In a single window of the Streptomyces sp. NBC_00094 genome:
- a CDS encoding BTAD domain-containing putative transcriptional regulator, translating into MSEPKHRLALHLLGPLRVWRGDRELAVGPPKQRAVLALLAGRRGAVVSRAQIVDALWGTDAPASAANAVHTYVAALRRTLEPDRGSRESGVFIVSRTGGYELRVPADAVDSAVFVRRYEEARHLVSTGETAAAFERFESALGLWRDEALSGIPGPYAALERTRLREMRFAATEGWIAGLIAADRLDAAVVASSEAIAQEPLRERLRHLHMLALSRCGRQAHAIQAYDETRTLLREELGIDPGRELRELYERILVGEVPAERRRRTTTPPANPSPRLSRPAPLRPAPLRTAPHRITRLRAASPEISTSRRNARSASGGSPLNQLPATPRVFIGREAELQQARQKLDQDISLYGSTAPILTVDGPAGVGKTAFALELSHEYADMFPDGQLYVDLRGTGETGPRSACDALARLLQGVGVAHDRLPHDLEGRATLYRTLMRGRRMLLLLDDAADADQLRPLVPPGPSVVIVTSRRLQRGLVAREGAQRVGLRPLNRGAAADLFVALLGPERCAGQRATVERLAEYCGRLPLSVRIAAGTMAADPYLCPRDLADRYEDPRTRLDHLSVEGDGEASVRHALEASYLSLTSEAARLFRALGRTGAGTVGPVDAAAHTGGDAAAARRRLDALADVGLLERSGSDAYRFDELVGIYASERAAATDRTTARSTLLLTPIHGEGVQDYYCRPEVLARH; encoded by the coding sequence ATGTCCGAACCGAAGCACCGCCTTGCCCTGCACCTGCTCGGCCCCCTCCGCGTCTGGCGGGGCGACCGGGAACTCGCCGTGGGACCGCCCAAACAACGGGCCGTCCTCGCTCTCCTCGCCGGCCGGCGAGGAGCCGTGGTCAGCCGCGCCCAGATCGTGGACGCGCTCTGGGGCACCGACGCCCCGGCCTCGGCCGCCAACGCCGTGCACACCTACGTCGCCGCACTGCGCCGGACCCTCGAACCGGACCGCGGCAGCCGCGAGTCCGGCGTCTTCATCGTCTCCCGCACCGGCGGCTACGAGCTGCGCGTGCCTGCCGACGCCGTGGACTCCGCCGTCTTCGTCCGCCGCTACGAGGAGGCGCGCCACCTGGTGTCGACCGGCGAGACCGCGGCCGCCTTCGAGCGCTTCGAGTCGGCGCTCGGTCTGTGGCGCGACGAGGCGCTCAGCGGCATCCCCGGCCCGTACGCGGCCCTCGAACGCACCCGGCTGCGCGAGATGCGGTTCGCGGCGACCGAGGGCTGGATCGCCGGGCTGATCGCCGCCGACCGCCTCGACGCGGCCGTCGTCGCCTCCTCCGAGGCCATCGCCCAGGAGCCGTTGCGCGAACGGCTGCGCCACCTCCACATGCTGGCCCTGTCCCGGTGCGGCCGACAGGCCCACGCCATCCAGGCGTACGACGAGACACGGACCCTGCTCCGGGAGGAACTCGGCATCGACCCCGGGCGGGAACTGCGGGAACTGTACGAGCGGATACTGGTGGGCGAGGTCCCCGCCGAACGCCGGCGCCGGACGACGACACCCCCCGCGAACCCCTCGCCCCGGCTGTCCCGGCCCGCGCCCCTCCGGCCCGCGCCCCTCCGTACCGCCCCGCACCGGATCACCCGGCTCCGCGCGGCCTCTCCGGAGATCTCGACGTCCCGACGTAACGCCCGCTCCGCAAGCGGCGGTTCACCGCTGAATCAGCTCCCCGCCACACCCCGAGTCTTCATCGGCCGGGAAGCGGAACTCCAGCAGGCCAGACAGAAGCTCGACCAGGACATCTCCCTGTACGGGAGTACGGCCCCGATCCTCACCGTCGACGGACCCGCCGGCGTCGGCAAGACCGCGTTCGCGCTGGAACTCTCCCACGAATACGCGGACATGTTCCCCGACGGCCAGCTGTACGTCGATCTCCGGGGTACGGGCGAGACCGGCCCCCGCTCCGCCTGCGACGCACTCGCCCGCCTCCTCCAGGGAGTCGGCGTCGCACACGACCGGCTGCCCCACGACCTCGAAGGACGCGCCACCCTCTACCGCACCCTGATGCGCGGCCGACGCATGCTCCTCCTCCTCGACGACGCGGCCGACGCCGACCAGCTGCGCCCGCTCGTCCCGCCCGGCCCCTCGGTCGTGATCGTCACCAGCCGCCGCCTCCAGCGCGGACTCGTCGCCCGCGAGGGCGCCCAACGCGTCGGACTGCGCCCGCTGAACCGGGGGGCCGCCGCCGACCTCTTCGTCGCTCTCCTCGGTCCCGAGCGCTGCGCCGGACAACGGGCCACGGTGGAGCGGCTCGCCGAGTACTGCGGGCGGCTCCCGCTGAGCGTCCGGATCGCCGCAGGGACCATGGCCGCCGACCCGTACCTGTGCCCGCGGGACCTGGCGGACCGGTACGAGGACCCGCGCACCCGGCTCGACCACCTCAGCGTCGAGGGCGACGGCGAGGCCAGCGTGCGCCACGCGCTGGAGGCGAGCTACCTCTCCCTCACCTCCGAGGCGGCCCGACTCTTCCGGGCCCTCGGCAGGACCGGGGCCGGGACGGTCGGGCCCGTGGACGCGGCCGCCCACACGGGCGGCGACGCGGCGGCCGCCCGGCGAAGGCTCGACGCCCTGGCCGACGTGGGGCTGCTCGAACGCAGCGGTTCCGACGCGTACCGCTTCGACGAACTCGTCGGCATCTACGCGTCCGAACGCGCGGCCGCCACCGACCGGACCACCGCCCGCTCGACGCTTCTGCTGACCCCGATCCACGGCGAGGGCGTCCAGGACTACTACTGCCGCCCGGAAGTCCTGGCCAGACACTAG
- a CDS encoding HPP family protein, which yields MAQNPSEEELLALKGRQIPVQDLLSLFGTRLRNGLTVPRIEQALKDVGLTTLPYFGTCNHGADVHVVTWQPQPQAAPEETGGEGEDDGEGDQEEPGAGGLPARPLRIGDIPSATGGLFSVEPDTPLTQVTWLMRTKGYSQIPVIERGATLCGVVTWSSVAKVYETTASAVLAEAMVEDPPVVEAHHDFFQLLPRVSDDGYLLVRASDGSFCGIVTTADITQRFDATAWPFFVVGEIESRLRKCLGARIGEDAIRAVQLSNKRTGLITDLMFGGYVKLLDGDQQNPALRTRSDENWQALGWPGVDRVQFVRQLDRVRVIRNGIAHFDAEPLSPRSAKELREFVGLLRQLT from the coding sequence ATGGCACAGAACCCCAGCGAGGAGGAGCTGCTCGCCCTGAAGGGCCGGCAGATCCCGGTGCAGGACCTGCTCTCGCTCTTCGGCACCCGGCTCCGCAACGGCCTGACGGTGCCCCGGATCGAGCAGGCGCTCAAGGACGTGGGCCTCACCACCCTGCCGTACTTCGGCACCTGCAACCACGGCGCCGACGTCCACGTGGTCACCTGGCAGCCGCAGCCGCAGGCCGCCCCGGAGGAGACCGGCGGCGAGGGCGAGGACGACGGCGAGGGTGACCAGGAGGAGCCGGGGGCGGGCGGCCTGCCCGCCCGGCCGCTGCGGATCGGCGACATCCCGTCCGCGACGGGCGGACTGTTCTCCGTCGAACCGGACACGCCGCTCACCCAGGTCACCTGGCTCATGCGGACGAAGGGGTACTCCCAGATCCCCGTGATCGAGCGGGGCGCGACCCTCTGCGGTGTCGTCACCTGGAGCTCGGTGGCGAAGGTGTACGAGACGACCGCCTCCGCCGTCCTCGCCGAGGCGATGGTCGAGGACCCGCCCGTCGTCGAGGCGCACCACGACTTCTTCCAGCTGCTCCCGCGCGTCAGCGACGACGGCTACCTGCTCGTCCGGGCCAGCGACGGCAGCTTCTGCGGGATCGTGACCACGGCCGACATCACCCAGCGGTTCGACGCGACGGCCTGGCCGTTCTTCGTCGTCGGGGAGATCGAGTCCCGGCTGCGGAAGTGCCTGGGCGCGCGGATCGGCGAGGACGCCATCCGGGCGGTGCAGCTGAGCAACAAGCGCACCGGCCTGATCACGGACCTGATGTTCGGCGGCTACGTGAAGCTCCTCGACGGCGACCAGCAGAACCCCGCACTCCGAACCCGCTCGGACGAGAACTGGCAGGCGCTCGGCTGGCCCGGCGTCGACCGGGTCCAGTTCGTGCGCCAGCTCGACCGGGTACGCGTCATCCGGAACGGCATCGCCCACTTCGACGCCGAGCCGCTGTCCCCGCGGTCGGCCAAGGAACTGCGGGAGTTCGTCGGGCTGCTCCGCCAGCTCACCTGA
- a CDS encoding DUF262 domain-containing protein, with product MALDNPDLKDVLKDVASGVLQLPDFQRDWKWDDERIRALIATVTLKYPLGVVMSLHTGGASPFKARTLKGAESGEGKTPDLLLLDGQQRLTSLFQALHQDAPVETRDGRGKDMTCWYYVDIAKAVGSPADRDDAIVSVPEGKVLKRDFARTVVLDLTTTERECAAGHFPLHFVFDTHRVGAWQQEFVRNPENWPLWMKFQEQVLNNMLSFDVPMIKLAATTTTDAVCAVFERVNSGGVPLNVFELLTATYAGNREYVAAHGDYYRLPDEWRGIKQDLTLAYPVLGRPESGPDDGLSSSDFLQAVSLVRTWEAKQEGSGTVVSCKRRDLLNLPLEDFRRLAPRVAEAFRWVGGFLERQSIVRTADLPYRTQLVPLAAVRALLGREADAPAARERIAQWYWCGVLGEMYGGSLETRFTRDVEQLIDWIRDEDAPQPDTVAEATFHEVRLDTLSTRNSAAYKGIYALLIRQGAVDWHYTEDALTPGQLVERSVDVRLIYPKSWIAKNLADWPAHVDWAARASSIVNKTPLSLRAAKSMSGPPTAYLKTLSLESGMRPEWFEDVLATHLVDVDALREDDFVRFYETRARRLAELVMLAMGKRTVGRDTTEW from the coding sequence GTGGCGCTCGACAACCCGGATCTCAAGGACGTGCTCAAGGATGTCGCCTCCGGCGTCCTCCAGCTCCCGGACTTCCAGCGCGACTGGAAGTGGGACGACGAGCGGATCAGGGCGCTCATCGCGACCGTCACCCTGAAATACCCGCTCGGCGTCGTCATGTCCCTGCACACGGGCGGCGCGAGCCCGTTCAAGGCGCGCACGCTCAAGGGCGCCGAGAGCGGCGAGGGCAAGACCCCCGACCTGCTGCTCCTCGACGGGCAGCAGCGACTCACCTCGCTCTTCCAGGCGCTGCACCAGGACGCCCCGGTCGAGACGCGGGACGGCCGCGGCAAGGACATGACGTGCTGGTACTACGTCGACATCGCCAAGGCGGTCGGGTCGCCGGCGGACCGGGACGACGCGATCGTGTCCGTTCCCGAGGGCAAGGTCCTGAAGCGGGACTTCGCCCGCACGGTCGTCCTCGACCTCACGACGACCGAACGCGAGTGCGCGGCCGGCCACTTCCCGCTGCACTTCGTCTTCGACACCCACCGGGTGGGGGCCTGGCAGCAGGAGTTCGTGCGCAACCCGGAGAACTGGCCGCTCTGGATGAAGTTCCAGGAGCAGGTCCTGAACAACATGCTGTCGTTCGACGTGCCGATGATCAAACTGGCGGCCACGACCACCACGGACGCCGTGTGCGCGGTGTTCGAGCGGGTCAACTCCGGTGGCGTGCCGCTGAACGTCTTCGAACTGCTCACCGCGACCTACGCGGGAAACCGGGAGTACGTCGCCGCGCACGGTGACTACTACCGGCTGCCCGACGAGTGGCGCGGGATCAAGCAGGACCTCACCCTGGCGTACCCGGTGCTCGGCCGGCCGGAGAGCGGCCCGGACGACGGACTCAGCAGCAGCGACTTCCTCCAGGCGGTCTCCCTCGTGCGCACCTGGGAGGCGAAGCAGGAGGGGTCCGGCACGGTCGTGTCCTGCAAGCGCAGGGACCTGCTCAACCTGCCGCTGGAGGACTTCCGCCGCCTGGCGCCCAGGGTGGCCGAGGCCTTCCGGTGGGTGGGCGGCTTCCTGGAGCGCCAGTCCATCGTCCGCACGGCGGACCTTCCGTACCGCACGCAGCTGGTGCCGCTCGCCGCCGTACGCGCGCTGCTCGGCAGGGAGGCGGACGCGCCCGCCGCCCGGGAGCGCATCGCCCAGTGGTACTGGTGCGGCGTCCTCGGCGAGATGTACGGAGGATCGCTGGAGACCCGCTTCACACGCGACGTCGAGCAGCTGATCGACTGGATCCGGGACGAGGACGCCCCCCAGCCCGACACGGTCGCGGAGGCGACGTTCCACGAAGTCCGCCTGGACACCCTCTCCACCCGCAACAGCGCCGCCTACAAGGGGATCTACGCCCTGCTCATCAGGCAGGGGGCGGTGGACTGGCACTACACCGAAGACGCGCTGACCCCCGGGCAGCTGGTGGAGCGGTCCGTCGACGTGCGGCTGATCTACCCCAAGTCGTGGATCGCCAAGAACCTCGCCGACTGGCCCGCACACGTGGACTGGGCGGCGCGCGCGAGCTCGATCGTCAACAAGACGCCCCTGTCCCTCAGGGCCGCCAAGAGCATGTCCGGGCCGCCGACGGCCTACCTCAAGACGCTCTCGCTGGAGTCGGGGATGCGCCCCGAGTGGTTCGAGGACGTCCTCGCCACCCACCTCGTCGACGTGGACGCCCTGCGCGAGGACGACTTCGTCCGCTTCTACGAGACCCGCGCCAGGCGACTCGCGGAGCTGGTCATGCTGGCCATGGGCAAGCGCACCGTCGGCCGCGACACGACGGAGTGGTGA
- a CDS encoding Ku protein yields MRSIWNGAISFGLVSIPIKLVNATESRSVSFRQIHTEDGGRVRYKKVCELDGEEVSGAEIGKAYEEADGTMIPITDEDLAALPLPTAKTIEIMAFVPAGEIDALQMEAAYYLSANGVPAAKPYTLLREALKRSDKVAVAKFALRGRERLGMLRVVGDVIAMHGLLWPDEIRAPEGVAPETPVTVREAELDLADALMATLGEVDIDTLHDDYRTAVEEMIAAKAEGGEAVAPPEPGEEGGGQVIDLMAALENSVRAAKEARGGVAEVTELKPRGTAAKKAQPKKAAAKKAAAKKAAAKKAATAKTSAAKKSTAETPAKKAPRKRTA; encoded by the coding sequence GTGCGATCCATCTGGAACGGCGCTATTTCCTTCGGGCTGGTCAGCATCCCGATCAAGCTGGTGAACGCCACCGAGAGCCGGTCCGTCTCGTTCCGCCAGATCCACACCGAGGACGGCGGCCGGGTCCGCTACAAGAAGGTGTGCGAGCTCGACGGCGAGGAGGTCTCCGGCGCGGAGATCGGCAAGGCGTACGAGGAGGCCGACGGGACCATGATCCCGATCACCGACGAGGACCTGGCCGCGCTGCCGCTCCCCACGGCGAAGACGATCGAGATCATGGCCTTCGTGCCGGCCGGGGAGATCGACGCGCTCCAGATGGAGGCGGCGTACTACCTCTCGGCGAACGGGGTGCCCGCGGCCAAGCCGTACACGCTGCTCCGGGAGGCGCTCAAGCGGAGCGACAAGGTGGCGGTGGCGAAGTTCGCGCTGCGGGGGCGGGAGCGGCTCGGCATGCTCCGGGTCGTGGGCGACGTGATCGCGATGCACGGTCTGCTCTGGCCGGACGAGATCCGGGCCCCGGAGGGTGTGGCGCCGGAGACGCCGGTGACGGTGCGGGAGGCCGAACTGGACCTGGCGGACGCCCTGATGGCCACGCTCGGGGAGGTCGACATCGACACACTGCACGACGACTACCGCACGGCGGTGGAGGAGATGATCGCGGCCAAGGCGGAGGGCGGCGAGGCGGTGGCGCCGCCGGAGCCGGGCGAGGAGGGTGGCGGACAGGTCATCGACCTGATGGCGGCCCTGGAGAACAGTGTGCGGGCGGCGAAGGAGGCGCGGGGTGGGGTCGCGGAGGTGACCGAGCTGAAGCCGCGGGGGACGGCGGCGAAGAAGGCGCAGCCGAAGAAAGCGGCGGCGAAGAAAGCGGCGGCGAAGAAAGCGGCGGCGAAGAAGGCGGCGACCGCAAAGACGTCGGCCGCGAAGAAGTCCACAGCCGAAACACCGGCGAAGAAGGCCCCGCGCAAGCGCACGGCCTGA
- a CDS encoding penicillin-binding transpeptidase domain-containing protein codes for MSRYSNQSNHGHRRRRSRVKPIVGTVVTLSVLGGLGYWGYTSLVAPEGPDKDVREATARIQEFLDAWAQNKPVEAGNLTDSPKNAESLVQSVMTNLKPTKTIITAVPSEARKIDGGKVQIPFTVEMDIASAGKITYKSTAKALKNGEWRVEFSTPIIHPLMEAGQTLALKTNGTRGTVLDTYGRELTAPSLVGTVDENGKGVSGLQARYEKVLAGDATHPRSVVVVDRTSGEAVKALTKSGTKPGEDVRTTIDPRVQEAAAEALQGTDKNASLVAIDPSTGYILAAANRPGGMNRALEGRYPPGSTFKAVTATALLLNGMKPDDEAACPKFRQVNGQRFENQKQFALPAGSTFRDSFAKSCNTFFVGERARVAGSAIKDAARYYGIGEEWDIGAVSYDGSVPVPESDNELAASTIGQGKVLASPLVMAAVAATIKEGEFRQPVLVPGHVKKEATAPKLPGAVVEALRDMSRATVTYGAGWALKDIPGSPHAKTGTAEFGAANPPQTHAWMIGYQEDMALAWAVIIEDGGSGGKDAGPVAARFLRSLHS; via the coding sequence ATGTCTCGCTACAGCAACCAAAGCAACCACGGCCATCGGCGGCGGCGCAGCCGGGTGAAGCCGATCGTCGGCACGGTCGTCACCCTCTCCGTACTGGGCGGCTTGGGGTACTGGGGATACACGTCGCTGGTGGCGCCGGAAGGGCCCGACAAGGACGTAAGGGAAGCCACCGCGCGGATACAGGAGTTCCTCGACGCCTGGGCGCAGAACAAGCCCGTCGAGGCCGGTAACCTGACCGATTCGCCGAAGAACGCCGAATCGCTCGTCCAGTCGGTCATGACGAACCTCAAGCCGACGAAGACGATCATCACGGCGGTGCCCTCCGAGGCCCGGAAGATCGACGGGGGAAAAGTTCAGATCCCCTTCACCGTCGAGATGGATATCGCCTCGGCAGGAAAGATCACATACAAGTCCACGGCGAAAGCGCTCAAGAACGGCGAATGGCGGGTGGAATTCTCCACTCCGATCATCCATCCGCTGATGGAGGCCGGTCAGACGCTCGCACTGAAGACCAACGGCACCCGCGGCACCGTCCTCGACACGTACGGCCGCGAGCTGACCGCCCCCTCGCTCGTCGGGACCGTCGACGAGAACGGCAAGGGCGTCTCGGGCCTCCAGGCGCGCTACGAGAAGGTGCTCGCCGGCGACGCGACGCACCCCCGCTCCGTCGTGGTGGTCGACCGCACCTCCGGCGAGGCGGTCAAGGCGCTCACGAAGTCCGGGACGAAGCCCGGCGAGGACGTACGGACGACGATCGATCCGAGGGTCCAGGAGGCGGCCGCCGAGGCCCTCCAGGGCACGGACAAGAACGCCTCCCTCGTCGCCATCGACCCGTCGACCGGTTACATCCTCGCCGCCGCGAACCGCCCCGGCGGCATGAACCGGGCCCTGGAGGGGCGCTATCCCCCGGGCTCCACCTTCAAGGCCGTGACCGCGACCGCCCTGCTGCTGAACGGCATGAAGCCGGACGACGAGGCCGCCTGCCCGAAGTTCCGGCAGGTCAACGGCCAGCGGTTCGAGAACCAGAAGCAGTTCGCCCTGCCGGCCGGCTCGACGTTCCGCGACTCCTTCGCGAAGTCCTGCAACACCTTCTTCGTCGGCGAACGCGCCAGGGTCGCCGGCTCCGCCATCAAGGACGCGGCCCGCTACTACGGCATCGGCGAGGAGTGGGACATCGGCGCGGTCTCGTACGACGGCTCGGTGCCCGTGCCCGAGTCGGACAACGAGCTGGCCGCCTCCACCATCGGCCAGGGCAAGGTGCTCGCCTCTCCCCTGGTGATGGCCGCCGTGGCCGCGACGATCAAGGAGGGCGAGTTCAGGCAGCCCGTCCTCGTGCCCGGCCACGTGAAGAAGGAGGCCACCGCGCCGAAGCTGCCCGGCGCCGTCGTCGAGGCGCTGCGGGACATGTCCCGCGCCACCGTCACGTACGGAGCCGGCTGGGCCCTCAAGGACATCCCCGGCAGCCCGCACGCCAAGACGGGCACGGCCGAGTTCGGTGCGGCGAACCCGCCGCAGACGCACGCCTGGATGATCGGCTACCAGGAGGACATGGCCCTCGCCTGGGCCGTGATCATCGAGGACGGCGGGTCGGGCGGCAAGGACGCCGGGCCCGTGGCCGCCCGGTTCCTGCGCAGCCTCCACTCCTAG
- the ligD gene encoding non-homologous end-joining DNA ligase → MTPITEVEGRRLALSNLGKVLHPLTGTTKGEVLHYYATVGAAILPHLRDRPVSFLRYPDGPDGQLFFTKNPPPGTPSWVTTTPVPRSDDPRARQVVIQDLASLMWAANLVVEFHTPQWRTPSPGVADRLVLDLDPGPPATVAECCRVALHLRERLAADGLEAFAKTSGAKGLHLLVPIAPTPSEQASVYARQLAVEAEAALPELVVHRMARALRPGKVFVDHSQNAAAKTTATPYTLRARALPAVSAPVTWEEVEGCASPTADPEELVLLMDDIAPRLERYGELLAPLFAPERAGGVP, encoded by the coding sequence ATGACGCCCATCACGGAGGTGGAGGGGCGGCGCCTGGCGCTCAGCAACCTGGGCAAGGTGCTCCACCCGCTCACCGGCACGACGAAGGGCGAGGTGCTGCACTACTACGCCACCGTCGGGGCCGCGATCCTGCCGCATCTGCGCGACCGGCCCGTCTCCTTCCTGCGCTACCCCGACGGTCCGGACGGGCAGCTCTTCTTCACCAAGAATCCGCCGCCCGGCACACCCTCCTGGGTGACCACCACCCCCGTGCCCCGCTCCGACGACCCCCGCGCCCGGCAGGTCGTGATCCAGGACCTGGCCTCGCTCATGTGGGCCGCGAACCTCGTCGTCGAGTTCCACACGCCCCAATGGCGGACCCCCTCCCCCGGCGTCGCCGACCGGCTCGTCCTCGACCTCGACCCCGGGCCGCCCGCGACGGTCGCCGAGTGCTGCCGGGTCGCGCTCCACCTGCGCGAGCGGCTCGCGGCGGACGGCCTGGAGGCCTTCGCCAAGACCTCCGGCGCCAAGGGGCTGCACCTGCTGGTCCCGATCGCGCCGACGCCCTCCGAGCAGGCCTCCGTGTACGCGAGGCAGCTCGCCGTCGAGGCGGAGGCCGCCCTGCCCGAACTGGTCGTGCACCGGATGGCGCGGGCCCTGCGCCCCGGCAAGGTCTTCGTCGACCACAGCCAGAACGCCGCCGCCAAGACCACCGCCACCCCCTACACCCTGCGGGCCCGGGCCCTGCCCGCCGTCTCGGCGCCCGTCACGTGGGAGGAGGTGGAGGGCTGCGCGTCCCCCACGGCCGATCCGGAGGAGCTCGTTCTGCTGATGGACGACATCGCGCCACGTCTGGAGCGGTACGGAGAGCTCCTGGCGCCCCTCTTCGCGCCCGAGCGGGCGGGTGGCGTGCCATGA
- a CDS encoding M4 family metallopeptidase, protein MVVVGVQSGAASADSQREAGATALVLTGTQRAAAVQEAQAGAAATAKAIGLSDQEKLVVRDVVKDADGTVHTRYERTYEGLPVLGGDLVVHQKKNGSRATTKATTARISVPSTEAKAPAATAKSTARKVIWAATGKPALAWETVVTGVQHDGTPSERHVITDAATGKELYAYEAIETGVGNTQYSGQVTLGTSPSFTLTDAARGGHKTYDLNGGTNGTGSLFTNGTDTWGNGLATNRETAAADAHYGAAVTWDFYKNELGRNGIRGDGVAAYSRVHYGNAYVNAFWSDSCFCMTYGDGAGNLKPLTSLDVAGHEMSHGLTAATAGLRYSKESGGLNEATSDILGTSVEFYAGSTADAGDYLIGEKIDIRGNGTPLRYMDKPSKDGNSADYWSSSVGRLDVHYSSGPANHFFYLLSEGSGTKTINGVVHSSATYDGSTLTGIGRAKAYKIWYKALSTYMTSSTNYAGARTATLQATADLYGATSAEYTAVANTWTAINVK, encoded by the coding sequence ATGGTCGTCGTCGGAGTCCAGTCGGGCGCCGCCAGCGCCGATTCCCAGCGCGAGGCGGGCGCCACCGCGCTCGTCCTCACCGGCACGCAGCGCGCCGCCGCCGTCCAGGAGGCGCAGGCGGGGGCCGCCGCCACCGCCAAGGCCATCGGCCTCTCGGACCAGGAGAAGCTGGTCGTCCGCGACGTCGTCAAGGACGCCGACGGCACCGTCCACACGCGTTACGAGCGCACCTACGAGGGCCTGCCGGTCCTCGGCGGCGACCTGGTCGTGCACCAGAAGAAGAACGGCTCCCGCGCGACGACCAAGGCGACCACCGCCCGGATATCCGTCCCGAGCACCGAGGCCAAGGCCCCGGCCGCGACGGCGAAGAGCACGGCCCGCAAGGTGATCTGGGCTGCCACCGGCAAGCCGGCCCTGGCCTGGGAGACCGTCGTCACCGGCGTCCAGCACGACGGCACGCCGAGCGAGCGCCACGTGATCACCGACGCCGCCACGGGCAAGGAGCTGTACGCCTACGAGGCGATCGAGACGGGCGTCGGCAACACCCAGTACAGCGGCCAGGTCACGCTCGGCACGTCGCCCTCGTTCACCCTCACGGACGCGGCACGCGGCGGCCACAAGACGTACGACCTGAACGGTGGCACCAACGGCACCGGTTCGCTCTTCACCAACGGCACCGACACGTGGGGCAACGGCCTGGCGACGAACCGCGAGACCGCCGCCGCGGACGCCCACTACGGCGCGGCCGTCACGTGGGACTTCTACAAGAACGAGCTCGGCCGCAACGGCATCCGCGGAGACGGCGTCGCCGCCTACTCGCGCGTCCACTACGGCAACGCGTACGTCAACGCCTTCTGGTCGGACTCCTGCTTCTGCATGACGTACGGAGACGGCGCGGGCAACCTCAAGCCGCTCACCTCCCTCGACGTCGCGGGCCACGAGATGTCCCACGGCCTGACCGCCGCCACCGCGGGCCTGCGCTACAGCAAGGAGTCGGGCGGCCTCAACGAAGCCACCTCCGACATCCTGGGCACCTCGGTCGAGTTCTACGCGGGCAGCACGGCCGACGCGGGCGACTACCTCATCGGCGAGAAGATCGACATCCGCGGCAACGGCACCCCGCTCCGCTACATGGACAAGCCCAGCAAGGACGGCAACTCCGCCGACTACTGGTCCAGCTCGGTCGGCCGCCTCGACGTCCACTACTCCTCGGGCCCGGCCAACCACTTCTTCTACCTGCTCTCCGAGGGCAGCGGCACGAAGACGATCAACGGTGTGGTCCACAGCTCCGCGACCTACGACGGCTCCACCCTCACGGGCATCGGCCGCGCCAAGGCCTACAAGATCTGGTACAAGGCCCTCTCCACCTACATGACCTCCTCCACCAACTACGCGGGCGCCCGCACGGCCACCCTCCAGGCCACCGCCGACCTGTACGGCGCCACGAGCGCGGAGTACACCGCGGTCGCCAACACCTGGACCGCGATCAACGTCAAGTAA
- a CDS encoding DNA ligase, which yields MSGGADAGGGVALPPPVDVMRPRSADSVPGQAEPPRELQYSLKLDGFRALAFVLADGKVVLQSRSHRDLAPEFPEIAAHLRTQLPPGIVLDGELCAYREGRLSFTDLLRSHADRVRAGVPVSYIAFDLLAVPGRDVRGLPLRDRWELLGAALREAEPPLQRVLATGDEATAREWFRELRPSGVEGVVAKAMGSTYRAGPTWAWRKIRHADTSDGVLLGVIGPAEQPRALLVRLPDGRTVTTSPRLSPAQSRQVGALVGDRAGPLAEDPEHGPVRRVDPPVPVELRQVAGRHENVAFVRVRSEG from the coding sequence ATGAGCGGCGGAGCCGACGCGGGTGGCGGCGTCGCGCTTCCGCCGCCCGTCGACGTCATGCGGCCGCGGTCCGCCGACTCCGTCCCGGGCCAGGCCGAGCCGCCCCGGGAGCTCCAGTACTCCCTCAAGCTGGACGGTTTCCGCGCCCTCGCCTTCGTCCTCGCCGACGGGAAGGTCGTGCTCCAGTCCCGCTCCCACCGGGACCTCGCGCCGGAGTTCCCCGAGATCGCCGCCCACCTGCGCACGCAGTTGCCGCCCGGGATCGTGCTCGACGGCGAGCTGTGCGCCTACCGGGAGGGGCGGCTGAGCTTCACCGACCTGCTCCGCTCGCACGCGGACCGGGTACGGGCCGGGGTCCCCGTCTCGTACATCGCCTTCGACCTCCTCGCCGTACCGGGCCGGGACGTGCGGGGATTGCCTCTCCGTGACCGGTGGGAGCTGCTCGGGGCCGCCCTGCGGGAGGCCGAGCCGCCGCTCCAGCGCGTCCTGGCCACCGGGGACGAGGCGACGGCCCGCGAGTGGTTCCGCGAGCTGCGGCCCTCGGGCGTCGAGGGGGTCGTGGCGAAGGCGATGGGCTCCACCTACCGGGCGGGCCCCACCTGGGCCTGGCGCAAGATCCGGCACGCCGACACGAGCGACGGCGTGCTGCTCGGCGTGATCGGCCCGGCCGAGCAGCCCCGCGCCCTGCTCGTACGGCTCCCCGACGGCCGCACCGTGACCACCTCGCCCCGGCTGTCCCCCGCGCAGTCGCGCCAGGTCGGCGCACTGGTGGGCGACCGCGCGGGACCGCTCGCCGAGGACCCGGAGCACGGGCCGGTACGGCGGGTGGACCCGCCGGTCCCCGTCGAGCTGCGCCAGGTCGCCGGGCGGCACGAGAACGTGGCGTTCGTCCGGGTCCGGTCGGAGGGCTGA